The DNA window GCACTataaacttttcaatttggaCAGTTGAAATTCCTTACATTTGTAAGATCGTGACTTTAGCGACTTTTTCGCGGAATagtagtttagtttttattttttcgcttgCGACAGTGAGTGGCATGCAAATTACTCATCTCATCTCTTAGAGTGCATGTTACTATTTTTATAGATTACAATTACCACGAAAATAGACGAGAAATTCATTCAGAGAGTGCTATCTACTGACCTACCTGCAAATGGGGGAAACCGAAATAGAAATTACAGAGCAATTAACCCATTGCCAGTGCTTGTGACCAGATGAATCCGTACTATCTGATAAAGTTGGGCAAATAATCTGCTGCTGAGTCTGACCTTCTGGAAAACAAAGCTGCCGCTTTTATAGCCACTAATATTTGCGCTACTCTTTTGCACCTTTCAAGATAGCCGATACCAGGAATGAACTCTCAGACGACAAGTACTCGTTGTTTATGTCTAATTTGTGTTGAAAGCCAAGCCAATGCCAATTgtactttattattttgactCGCAATGGCGATTCGGGGGCCTAAGTACATCCAGAATTCCCCAGAATGTTCttatacaattatttatttacgactCAATGGGAGAAGAAAGCCGTACTTCCATTGAAATCCCATTTACGTTGTTACTGTTCCTACGTACGTCACTGCGTAACTGCGTGACGTTACGCAGCAAAGCTCACCCCAAAAGCAGGCAATAAAAACGTAACGGCAGCTTGTAGAATTCATGTAGAGAGTATGTAAAATCGTTAACTCTTTCAGAGACATGAATAAATAGTATATGCTGAAATAATTTGAACTTATTCCGTTCGGAAGACGGAAGCAAATGGGAAAAGTTGGCagacaaaatgaaaaatcactTAATTGCTTTGGCCGCGCACAACTGTACCGCAGCCTAGCCATAAAGTATTCCATTAGgggatttgccaaaaatacaCCCTACATACACTTAAATAATTAGAATATGGTACCCATCAAAGCAGACAGTGTGAATGGGGTCTCTTCTTCGTCACGAGAGCTCGACAGACACGCTCAATGGCGGCAAAGCACAATTAACACAAAAGAAATCATTTTAGGGATTTGCGAAAATCTGGACAACGACAGACTGGCATGAAAGATTAAAAATAGCCAAgctaaataaaagaaaaattttttaaagttgcACATATCCTtgtaaaaaatttaatgagcGTGCCTTaataattttccaatttaaaaATCCAAAGCGATATAAATTTTTCGTGTGTAGATCATTCAGACGTCGTTGCGATCATATCGAGTTGGGATTTGAAACTTGCGAGCGGAGACAGGCGACAAACACGTGTTTTTCTCAGCCGTCGGCAATTTTCAGAGCGAGCTCCACACACaccaatatacatatataaacaatCACTTGTGCGATTCAAGCGTGACTGTAGCTATTTGTACAGTTTCAACTTTGCGATTACTGGTCattaaaaatccaaaacaatGGATAATATTCCAAAGAGTTTTGTTCACATTATAGGATTATGTCAAAACTAGCAACAACTTGTCAAAGCGATTAAAATAGAGTATATATTTTGGCGTGACCAGTAATTACacagaatatacatatatatatagtgtgCAGCTAGTGGGGGCGCCTCCGTTTAGCGTCGTCGCATTTCTATGACTTCATCCTGAGTCTAGCTACAGACATGTGTCTGTCCCATTTTCGTTTGTTGGGGATGGTTAGGgtagaaaaaagaaaatgttagACATAGTTGGAAAGGCCAGTAGACCAGTAGCACCCCTTAAATATAAAGTTCTCAATAAGTCCCAAAATTATTTGGCAGTTTTTCAAAGTCCGCAACGAGTGGGCACTGATGTTACCATAATCACTTAGCTGTGCATATTTTAGACAGCGCGTGTACTTCGCCTTCCATGTGCCGACAGTCACGAGATGTGAATGTGTACCATGCTTACGTCCATCCGATATAATTAgacatatatactatattgAGCTAGTGGTTCGACCAATTTCTTTGACTTTGCTGCGACTGAAAAGTTCACTCTATCAATTGACATCAATCGCCGGgtccgagtccgagtccgaaATGATGCATAATGCAGGGGAGAACTTTCCATCGTCTCACTTAATTAGTCGAAATCTGAACACTAAAACTGATGTAATCATCCATTGGCGGCGGCGAGAGCGACGCCGGCGCAGAATCGTACCGCTCCGCACCGCACCTCACCTCAGTCGTTCTATATATTCGAAACCGAACCCAATAGCCGCAGATACACTCATATGCGATATACCCACAGCCGTGGCAGCAGTTTATAAATGAAGGCGGCGCAACAGTTGGCGCTCAGTAGAAAAAGCTGAAAGCAGCAGGCGGCAGACGGCAGCAAAAAGTACCCACTCAGTTGACCGTTCAACGTCGGTGGCAGAACACACACATTAAAGCCCAGCGGCAAATAGTCGCTAGTTTTTCCCCGAAGCGAACCCTTTGTGTTTTCCCAGCGCGCGATATGTTACGGTCTTCAGCCGGCCAAGTCGACAGATAGACAATGAAATGGTTTAAGCGTGTGCGCAAAAAGTCTTGAACTCGAGTGTGAAAACCGTGCTAGATCAAATTTAGatcgtttatttatttttaagttaagTCGACAATCGAACACTATGCCCTTCCGACGCAGCAGTCTGAATCATCGGCATCGCGATGGCCATGTTTTGGTGTGGAATCAGAGGAATCTCCACGAATCTCTGGAGCAACAATCGCAGAGTAAGACTGAAGTCCATAGGATACGCTAACACAAGTTTCCAAACTAGTTTTATCTAATGGTTTCCTACGCCATTTCCTTGCTTTCCTTCCTTTCCTTTGTgaccacgctgcgtatgcgttaTGTTAGGGGAGGCACTTTGCCAGTTAGACCGGTTTTCCTCCCCTTGGACTCATTTCGCGCGATATACACGTGCTTCTCCTCATCGCCAGATAGCTGCCAACGAAAGCAAACGCGGCAATTGTGCAACACGAGACGTTGGTGGAAAAACTGGGCGAAAACAAGGGGAAAAAACGAGCAGATTGCACGATTTAATGCTGCGCGAGCAAAAATCGACGGCGAGCGagtaacaatatttttaaattttaatttgaatcaGCATATATGCGGCTTTGAGcaattgtttatgtttaaatttatttttgctaattATGGGCAACTAAATTCCAATGAATCCGTCGGGTTATTGAACACAAATTGCTTATCGTTCACTTTTTGATTGGCCACAGGTGGCCAAAGTTCATAGGTTTTGAAAGTAAATTGTCTCAATTATTTCTGCTCGCCTACAGCCTTGGGCTTTCTATGCGTCACCCTTTAATTAAACCATAAATACCCAACCCCACTTCCCAAAACGCAGAAAGTAAGCACAACTGTACTGAAATTAGGGTTTCTAGGTAAGCTCACGTGTCGCACGGCCGTGAAAATTGCTGGAATTGCGGCGATTCACATTGGACAAATGACACAAACGGCACTAAAAATTACGAACACTCACCCAGCCAAATGTAAACAATTGCTTTCGGCGTAGTTACAAAACGCGATCACGAAATATGACTCTTgggcaataaaatcaaataaggAGAGTAGAACTCTCAGTTGCCAAAGTCGATTGTGAAATTTAAGGAGAAATCATTTAATTCTTAGTTTTTGTAATACAAGCCATAAAGCATAGCAGAAACATTTGTAGGGCCCGATATCTTTCAGTGATTCATATAGCAAATCTAGAATCCGAGAATCTTATCTCCGAGCAACGAACCTTGGAGCTGAGCAAACCGCAGACGAGATTATATCTTCATATCTCGCTTTTAGCCCCGATATTTTTGGGTTATTTCTGCATTTCCGAAACATATAATTGGTTAGCTAGCATTAATAGTTGTCGACAAGACTTCCGTTTGCCGcagataaattatttttcttggcTATTTCTGACGCATTCACAGATCAAGCGAAATATTTCAGTTGCCCATTCTCAGAGAGAAATCATTTGGTAGTCCCTTGACTAATTCTCTTGAATTTCTTGGCTCTTTCTAGGATGCTTCGCCACCCGGTACTTTGTGACCTTTATGCTCTTCCTGGGCATGGCCAATGCCTATGTGATGCGCACCAACATGTCGGTGGCCATTGTGGCCATGGTAAACCACACCGCCATCAAGTCTGGCGAGGCTGAGGAGTACGATGATGAGTGCGGAGATCGGGATATTCCCATTGTAAGTTGTCTTAAAAGTAGATAATTCTATTCATGCTGATGAATTCTCCTCAATTCCCAATTTCAGGATGACTCCCAGGATGGCGAGTTCGTCTGGAGTTCAGCTCTGCAGGGCTACATCCTGTCGTCCTTCTTCTACGGCTACGTGATCACCCAGATTCCCTTCGGCATCTTGGCCAAGAAGTACGGTTCCATGCGCTTCCTCGGCTACGGCATGCTGATCAACTCGGTGTTCGCTTTCCTGGTTCCGGTGGCTGCCCGCGGAGGAGGCGTGTGGGGTCTGTGCGCCGTGCGTTTTATCCAAGGTCTGGGTGAGGGTCCCATTGTGCCCTGCACCCACGCCATGTTGGCCAAATGGATCCCGCCCAACGAGAGATCGCGAATGGGTGCCGCCGTGTATGCGGGCGCTCAGTTTGGAACCATCATCTCGATGCCACTTTCCGGCTTGCTGGCTGAATACGGATTCGATGGCGGCTGGCCGTCGATCTTCTACGTGTTTGGTATTGTGGGCACCGTCTGGTCCATCGCCTTCCTGATCTTCGTGCACGAGGATCCCTCGTCGCATCCCACTATTGATGAGCGCGAGAAGAAGTACATCAACGATTCGCTGTGGGGATCGGATGTTGTCAAGGTGGGTT is part of the Drosophila yakuba strain Tai18E2 chromosome 2R, Prin_Dyak_Tai18E2_2.1, whole genome shotgun sequence genome and encodes:
- the LOC6531375 gene encoding putative inorganic phosphate cotransporter isoform X1 gives rise to the protein MPFRRSSLNHRHRDGHVLVWNQRNLHESLEQQSQRCFATRYFVTFMLFLGMANAYVMRTNMSVAIVAMVNHTAIKSGEAEEYDDECGDRDIPIDDSQDGEFVWSSALQGYILSSFFYGYVITQIPFGILAKKYGSMRFLGYGMLINSVFAFLVPVAARGGGVWGLCAVRFIQGLGEGPIVPCTHAMLAKWIPPNERSRMGAAVYAGAQFGTIISMPLSGLLAEYGFDGGWPSIFYVFGIVGTVWSIAFLIFVHEDPSSHPTIDEREKKYINDSLWGSDVVKSPPIPFKAIIKSLPFYAILFAHMGHNYGYETLMTELPTYMKQVLRFSLKSNGLLSSLPYLAMWLFSMFISVVADWMISSKRFSHTATRKLINSIGQYGPGIALIAASYTGCDRALTLAILTIGVGLNGGIYSGFKINHLDLTPRFAGFLMSITNCSANLAGLLAPIAAGHLISDPSKPMMGQWQIVFFIAAFVYIICGTFYNIFGSGERQFWDNPEEDEQKPALQTTITTSPPRLSNGSTAPAAISSS